Proteins from one Romboutsia sp. CE17 genomic window:
- the bcp gene encoding thioredoxin-dependent thiol peroxidase codes for MLEAGTKAPDFKLQDKDGNIVSLSDFKNKKVVLYFYPRDNTPGCTKQACAFRDNYEEFKSKDVVVIGISKDSVASHERFATKHELPFILLSDPELEAIQAYDVWQEKKLYGKVSMGVVRTTYIIDENGIIEKVYNKVKTDKNAGEILEYLG; via the coding sequence ATGTTAGAAGCAGGAACAAAAGCACCAGACTTTAAACTACAAGACAAAGATGGAAACATAGTAAGTCTATCAGACTTCAAAAATAAAAAAGTAGTATTATATTTTTATCCTAGAGACAATACTCCAGGATGTACAAAGCAAGCGTGTGCATTTAGAGATAATTATGAAGAATTTAAATCAAAAGATGTTGTAGTTATAGGAATAAGCAAAGATAGTGTAGCTTCACATGAAAGATTTGCTACAAAACACGAGTTACCATTTATACTATTATCAGATCCAGAGTTAGAAGCTATACAAGCTTATGATGTATGGCAAGAAAAGAAGTTGTACGGAAAAGTAAGCATGGGAGTTGTAAGAACTACATATATAATAGATGAAAATGGAATAATAGAAAAAGTATACAACAAAGTTAAAACTGATAAAAATGCAGGGGAAATATTAGAATACTTAGGATAG
- a CDS encoding FeoA family protein, which translates to MTLSMANIGEEKEIVELRAKDSVKKHLQSLGFIVGEKVEVVSENSSGLILLIKGSKIALNKGVASKIMVA; encoded by the coding sequence ATGACATTGAGTATGGCTAATATTGGAGAAGAAAAAGAAATAGTTGAATTAAGAGCAAAAGACTCAGTGAAAAAACACTTACAAAGTTTAGGATTTATTGTAGGTGAAAAAGTAGAAGTAGTATCTGAAAATTCAAGTGGATTAATATTATTAATAAAAGGCTCAAAGATAGCTTTAAATAAAGGTGTAGCAAGTAAAATAATGGTTGCTTAA
- a CDS encoding FeoA family protein, which produces MTLKDLAPGQSGIVASIGQKGPMRRRLMDMGVTPGVKLEVVKVAPLGDPIEINIRGYELTLRKDEAENILLK; this is translated from the coding sequence ATGACGTTAAAAGATTTAGCTCCAGGTCAATCTGGAATAGTAGCAAGTATAGGGCAAAAAGGACCAATGAGAAGAAGGTTAATGGACATGGGAGTAACTCCAGGAGTAAAGCTAGAGGTAGTTAAGGTGGCTCCACTTGGAGATCCTATAGAAATAAATATTAGAGGATATGAATTAACTCTTAGAAAAGATGAGGCAGAAAATATACTATTAAAGTAA